Part of the Halococcus agarilyticus genome, TGATCGGCCGCCCACCCAAGTTTGCACGGTGATCTGCACTCAGTGGTCGAGTGGACAGACGCAAAGTCCGCGTCGTTCGTCCAGAACTACTATGATACAACGAAGTTCAATCCCTATGAGATCGAATTCGAGCCGATACCTGGTAATGTAAAGAGCGGACGGACAGTCCCAATCAGGTTCACTGTCACTAACGAGGGGGACCCAATCACCCATCTCGACCTGACCGTTGAGGTGACGCTGCCGAACGGTGAGGAAAACGATGTGAACTACAAGTCACAGGAAGACGGCCGTTACCACGTCAACGTGCGTACTGCTAGAGAGTTGCCGGGCGA contains:
- a CDS encoding FixH family protein yields the protein MVEWTDAKSASFVQNYYDTTKFNPYEIEFEPIPGNVKSGRTVPIRFTVTNEGDPITHLDLTVEVTLPNGEENDVNYKSQEDGRYHVNVRTARELPGDYTISVYDPDDNQIESLTFTAR